Within the Pseudomonas fulva genome, the region GGCACGCCACAGTAGATGCCGACCTGCAGCAGAATCTCGCGGATCTGCTCACGGCTGAGGCCGTTACGCAGGGCGCCGCGAATGTGCAGCTTCAGTTCGTGCGGGCGATTGAGCGCGGAAATCATGGCCAAGTTTATCATGCTGCGTTCCTGCATCGATAAGCCTTCCCGGCCCCACACGTGGCCCCAGCAGTATTCGGTGACCAGCTCCTGCAGCGGGCGGTTGAAGTCGTCGGCGTTCTCCACCGAGCGCTTCACGTAGGCCTCGCCCAGCACCTGGGTGCGAATCTTCAGGCCCTTTTCGTACTTGTCGTTGCTCATGTCGGTTCTCCCGGGTGACTGGCGATGGGGCTGTTGGAAGGCAGAAGCGGACATCGTGCTTTACCTGTGGGAACGGGCGGGGACGCCTAGGCCATGCCCGTGATTGTTTTCGCGGGCATGGCCCGCTCCCACAGATAATCACCAGTCCATTCTGCAGGAGCGAACGGCCGCGCCCGCCACATAGTCGCCTGCTTACAAGCCGCCCATCAGGGTGTATTTGATTTCCAGGTAATCGTCGATGCCGTAGTGCGAGCCCTCGCGGCCCAGGCCCGACGACTTGATGCCGCCGAAGGGCGCCACTTCCGTGGAGATCAGCCCCTCGTTGATGCCGACCATGCCATATTCCAGCGCCTCGCTCATTCGCCAGGCGCGGCCCAGGTCGCGGGTGTAGCAGTAGGCGGCCAGGCCGAACTCGGTATCGTTGGCCATGCGGATCGCCTGGGCCTCGTCGCTGAAGCGAAACACCGCCGCCAGCGGGCCGAAGGTTTCGTCGCGGGCGACCTTCATATCGGTCGTCACCTCGCTCAGCACGGTGGGCTGGTAGAAACCGTGGCCGAGGGCGTGGCGCTCACCGCCGCACACCAGCCGTGCGCCCTTTTCCAGGGCATCAGCGACGTGATCGGCGACCTTGTCCACAGCCCGGCTGTTGATCAGCGGGCCTTGTTGAGCGCCCTCGGTAAAACCATCGGCGACCTTCAGCCCGGCCACGCGCTCGGCCAGGCGGGCGACGAAGGCATCGTGGATA harbors:
- a CDS encoding carboxymuconolactone decarboxylase family protein gives rise to the protein MSNDKYEKGLKIRTQVLGEAYVKRSVENADDFNRPLQELVTEYCWGHVWGREGLSMQERSMINLAMISALNRPHELKLHIRGALRNGLSREQIREILLQVGIYCGVPAAVDSFRIAREAFAEADAEQQ